One region of Pseudomonas sp. B21-040 genomic DNA includes:
- a CDS encoding IS3 family transposase, translating into MIAELRESFPTAVVCRVFGVKRSSFYEWIQRRAKPRRKREELKLKVVELHSESREAMGSRMISKGLKSQSITAGRSLVRALMREANIVSKQRQPHPFRSKGVEAFVAPNRLKRNFKPTAIDQVWCGDVTSLMVGKRWVHLAIVIDLYARRVIGWAFSLVNDANLVSKALRMATEVRTCPPGLMFHSDQGCQYTSRKFQEELLQHDILQSMSHRGQCWDNAPTERFFGTLKSEWVPRGGYSLIEEAKTDIVRFFMYYNRTRLHSYNDYLSPIAMEQKAA; encoded by the coding sequence ATGATCGCAGAGCTAAGAGAGTCATTCCCGACGGCTGTGGTGTGTCGTGTTTTCGGTGTGAAGCGCAGCAGCTTTTATGAGTGGATTCAGCGACGCGCCAAACCGAGGCGCAAACGCGAAGAGCTCAAGCTGAAAGTAGTTGAGCTGCACAGCGAAAGCCGCGAAGCCATGGGCTCCAGAATGATCAGTAAAGGCCTGAAATCCCAAAGCATTACAGCTGGAAGGAGTCTTGTCAGAGCGCTGATGAGAGAGGCCAATATCGTCAGTAAACAACGCCAGCCTCACCCTTTCAGATCCAAAGGAGTGGAAGCATTTGTCGCGCCCAATCGGCTCAAGCGCAACTTCAAACCGACTGCAATCGATCAGGTTTGGTGTGGCGACGTCACCAGTTTGATGGTGGGCAAACGTTGGGTTCATCTGGCCATCGTGATCGATCTGTATGCCCGAAGGGTTATTGGCTGGGCATTTTCTCTGGTCAATGACGCCAACTTGGTCAGCAAAGCGCTGCGTATGGCGACAGAGGTACGAACGTGTCCTCCTGGGCTGATGTTTCACTCAGATCAGGGATGTCAGTACACCAGTCGCAAGTTTCAAGAAGAGCTGCTGCAACACGACATTTTGCAAAGCATGAGTCATCGCGGGCAGTGCTGGGATAATGCGCCGACAGAACGCTTTTTCGGCACGCTCAAGTCAGAGTGGGTGCCTCGTGGCGGTTACAGCCTGATCGAGGAAGCCAAAACCGATATCGTGCGCTTCTTCATGTACTACAACCGCACCAGACTCCATAGCTATAACGACTACCTGTCGCCAATAGCCATGGAGCAAAAAGCGGCATAA
- a CDS encoding IS3 family transposase, with protein sequence MNERKVYTREFKLHAASMVLDDNCPVSDVCASLDIGPTALRRWVDQVRKEREGQPVKGTKAITEDQRQIQELKAKIKRMEMEADILKKATALLMSDPDRFR encoded by the coding sequence ATGAACGAAAGAAAGGTCTATACGCGCGAGTTCAAGCTTCATGCTGCCAGCATGGTGCTTGATGATAACTGCCCGGTTTCAGATGTTTGTGCATCGCTGGATATCGGGCCCACCGCTTTACGGCGCTGGGTCGATCAGGTTCGTAAGGAACGTGAAGGGCAGCCAGTCAAAGGCACCAAGGCAATCACCGAAGATCAGCGCCAGATCCAGGAACTAAAAGCCAAGATCAAGCGCATGGAGATGGAAGCCGATATCCTAAAAAAGGCTACCGCTCTCTTGATGTCGGATCCCGATCGTTTTCGATGA
- the gltA gene encoding citrate synthase has product MADKKAQLIIEGAAPVELPILTGTVGPDVIDVRGLTATGRFTFDPGFMSTASCESKITYIDGDNGILLHRGYPIEQLAEKSDYLETCYLLLNGELPTAEQKAQFVSTVKNHTMVHEQLKTFFNGFRRDAHPMAVMCGVVGALSAFYHDSLDINNPQHREISAIRLVAKMPTLAAMVYKYSMGQPMMYPRNDLTYAENFLHMMFNTPCEIKPISPVLAKAMDRIFILHADHEQNASTSTVRLAGSSGANPFACIAAGIAALWGPAHGGANEAVLTMLDEIGDVSNIDKYIAKAKDKNDPFKLMGFGHRVYKNRDPRATVMKQTCDEVLKELGIKNDKQLELAMRLEEIALTDPYFIERSLYPNVDFYSGIILKAIGIPTSMFTVIFALARTVGWISHWKEMLSSPYKIGRPRQLYTGYESRDITKLEDRK; this is encoded by the coding sequence ATGGCTGACAAAAAAGCGCAGTTGATCATCGAGGGCGCAGCCCCCGTCGAGCTGCCCATTTTAACCGGCACCGTTGGTCCCGATGTTATCGATGTTCGGGGCCTGACGGCCACGGGCCGTTTCACCTTTGACCCTGGTTTCATGTCGACAGCCTCCTGCGAGTCGAAGATCACCTATATCGACGGCGACAACGGCATTCTGCTGCACCGCGGTTACCCGATCGAACAACTGGCTGAAAAGTCGGACTACCTGGAAACCTGCTACCTGCTGCTCAACGGCGAATTGCCGACCGCAGAACAGAAGGCCCAGTTCGTCAGTACCGTCAAGAACCACACCATGGTTCACGAGCAGTTGAAGACCTTCTTCAACGGCTTCCGTCGCGACGCCCACCCAATGGCCGTCATGTGCGGTGTAGTCGGCGCGCTTTCCGCCTTCTACCACGACTCCCTCGACATCAATAACCCGCAGCATCGCGAAATCTCTGCGATCCGCCTGGTTGCCAAGATGCCGACCCTGGCAGCAATGGTTTACAAGTACTCCATGGGCCAACCTATGATGTACCCGCGCAACGACCTGACGTACGCGGAAAACTTCCTGCACATGATGTTCAACACCCCGTGCGAGATCAAACCGATCAGCCCGGTGCTCGCCAAGGCCATGGACCGGATTTTCATCCTCCATGCCGACCACGAGCAGAACGCATCGACGTCAACCGTACGCCTGGCCGGTTCTTCGGGTGCCAACCCGTTCGCCTGTATCGCCGCCGGCATCGCTGCACTGTGGGGCCCTGCCCACGGCGGTGCGAACGAAGCCGTTCTGACCATGCTGGATGAAATTGGCGATGTATCGAACATCGACAAGTACATCGCCAAGGCCAAGGACAAGAACGATCCGTTCAAACTGATGGGCTTCGGTCACCGGGTTTACAAAAACCGCGACCCACGCGCCACCGTGATGAAGCAGACCTGCGACGAAGTACTGAAAGAACTGGGCATCAAGAACGACAAGCAGCTCGAACTGGCCATGCGCCTGGAAGAGATCGCCCTGACCGACCCGTACTTCATCGAACGCTCGCTGTACCCGAACGTCGACTTCTACTCGGGGATCATCCTCAAGGCGATCGGCATTCCAACCAGCATGTTCACCGTTATCTTCGCCCTGGCGCGGACTGTTGGCTGGATCTCCCACTGGAAAGAAATGCTCTCCAGCCCGTACAAGATTGGCCGCCCGCGCCAGCTGTACACCGGCTACGAGTCGCGTGACATCACCAAGCTGGAAGACCGCAAATAA